The Kineothrix sp. IPX-CK genomic interval GAAGGATTCCATATGGGCTTTAATTCTCCCGCTGTGTGTCTCTTCCTTTAATGTAATTATATGTAAGACTTTTTTTAAGACGAATATTCCCGACTCGGTAATTGAATCGGCACAAATTGACGGCGCATCCCAGCTTACTATTTTCGGTAAAATAGCCATACCGCTGTCTAAACCTTTGATAGCCACTATAGCGCTGTTTTTGACTTTTGGATATTGGAATGACTGGTTCCAGTCTTCTCTGTATATTACGAATACGAAACTGTTTTCCCTGCAGGCCCTTTTAGACCATGTGCAGAGGAACATTCAGATGATGGCGAATAATCCGACTCTGGGAGTCACGATGCAGCAATATATGAATTCTATGCCCAAAGAAGGCGCGAGAATGGCTATGGCGATTATCATCATCGTTCCTATCGCATGTACCTATCCGTTTTTCCAGAAATACTTTATATCCGGACTGACGGTAGGAGCGGTAAAGGGTTGATAAAAATTTTGAAAACGCTTGCGTTTTATTTTCAGGGAGCGAAAGTATTCCTGAAAGAAACACTTTTAAATGATATAAAAGTAAAAGAAAAGGAGAGGTTGTATGAAAAAGAGATTTGTAGCAATGGCAATGGCGTGTGTTATGGGAATCGGCCTTCTTGCAGGATGCGGAAGCAATGGCGGAGCACAGACTGGCACGGGCAATGAGACGGCAGGCAAGGAAACTACTGAAGCGCCTGCGGCGGGTGAGGAAAGCAGCAATAGCGGCGAGGTCGTTACGTTAAAATGGATTCAGGTAGGAAACGGAATGCCTACCAACTACGACGCATGGCTGGCTCAGATCAATCCTTATTTAGAGGAAAAAATCGGAGTGAATGTGGATATGGAAATCGTACCTTGGGGCGACTGGGATAACCGCCGCAGCGTAATCGTTAACTCGGGAGAGGCGTTCGACATTCTTTTTACAGACCAGGCGAGATATAATTCGGAAGTAGCGACAGGAGCATTCCTAGATATGACCGACCTTTTAAAGACCTCGGCACCGGATTTGTATTCAATGATTCCTGAGGATTATTGGCGGGCGGCTTCCATCAACGGAAAAGTTTACGGAGTACCTACCTATAAAGACAGCTCTGTAACCGAATATTTTATCTGGGATAAAGCAGTAGCGGATAAATACAATATCGATATCAATACGGTAAATGATTTCACGAGCTTATATGATGCGCTTAAGACTATTAAGGACGGCGAAGGAACTGAGCCCTACTATATGTCGAAATCGGGAGCCGATTTCCTTGTGACGGCTTATTTCGATCAATTGGGTGCAGGTCTTTCTGCTCTCGGTGTCAAATACAATGATGATACGAAGACTGTTGTAAATCCGTTGGAGGATGAGGACATTCTGAAAAATCTCGATATCATACATCAGATGTATAAGGAAGGAATTATAAACGGTGACGCTCCGACAGCGGACGATGCGAATAAATATAGAACGTTCTTCACAGCACAGGGCTGGAGTGGAGCGGCAGCTTCCACATGGGGACCGAACAACGGAATTGAAGACTGCGTAGCGGTACAGTACGGCGATACGGTAGTATCCAACACCTCAGTACGAGGTTCCCTGAATGCCATTTACTCGGGCTGTGAGCATCCGGATAAGGCGCTTGAGCTATTACAGCTTGTAAATACCGACTCCAAAGTACGTGACTGGTTATATTACGGCGTGGAAGGCGAGAACTTTAACTATACGGATGACGGCAAAATTGAGAAATTGAACTCCGACTGGAGCATGGCTGGATATACGCAGGGTACTTTCTTCAATGTTTCCCAGCTTGCAGAGACAGAAGTAAATCAGTGGGATGAAGTAAAGGAACTGAATGCAAACGCGGAACCTTCCGTTATGCTGGGCTTCGATATGGATACCAGCAGTGTAGAGACCGAGCTGGCAAGCTGCCGTGCGGTATATGAGAAATACAAATCCGAATTCTGGACCGGAGCCAGGGACCCGAGAGAATTGATCGAAGTAATTAAGGGCGAACTGGATGCAGCAGGCTGGGAAACCATCCGCGTGGAAGCTCAGAAGCAGGTTGATGCCGCGGAGTAAAATATGAAATAATGAGCAACAAGCTTCACGGATTGCTCTTATATTAACAAAGGAGCATTTTCAATAGCATTAGGAGAATGCTCCTTTTTAAAAAGTATGGGGTGTGAAATGTATCTGATTCCTGAACCAAAAGCATTGACAATAAATGACGGATTCTATTATCTGCCTTACTGCGGAACCGTCGAAATACCGCTTTCCTGCTCGCAAAGGGCTTATGGTTTTGCGAAGCTGCTCCAGGAAGATATTATAGACGAACTGGGCTTTTTCTATGGGATCGTAAAAGGAACGAAAGAAGGAACGATAAATCTCAGCGTGAGGGAAACTCTTGGGAGTGAGCATTACCTGTTTGATGTCAGTGAAGAAGGCATTTATATACAAGGCGGAGATGAGAACGGACTTCTGTATGGAATCCAGACCTTTCGGCAGATTCTTCGTCAGGAAGGTGCCTGTATTCCCTGCCTTTGCATGGAGGATTATCCGTCTCTTCCTAACAGAGGCTTTTTTCACGATGTGACGAGGGGCAGAGTACCGACGCTTGAGTGGCTGAAGAATTTGGCGGATACGCTGAGCTTTTATAAGATGAATCAGATGCAGCTCTATATAGAGCACAGCTTTCTTTTTGCGCAGCTCAGTGAGATGTGGAGGGACGATACTCCTCTGCGCGCGCAGGAGATCATGGAGCTTGATGCCTATTGTATGGAGAGGGGGATTGAACTTATTCCTTCCCTTTCTACCTTTGGACATTTGTATAAGCTTCTGAATACAAAAAAATACAGATATCTTTGTGAGCTGACGGATGCGGGAAGGAAACCCTTCAGCTTTATGGACAGAATGGCCCATCATACCATAGATGTCTCTAACGAGGAGAGCTTTTCTCTGGTCAAGCAAATGATCGCCGAGTATATGCCGTTATTTTCCTCGGGGAAATTCAATATTTGTGCGGATGAAACCTTCGATTTGGGAAAAGGAAGAAATAAGGAAAGGGCCTCGCAGGAGGGTGTTGATGCTCTTTACATGGAATATGTGGAGAAATTGTGCGGATTTCTTGCTGAAAACGGTCGCATTCCTATGCTTTGGGGTGATGTCATGCTGGATTTCCCCGAATTTGCTAATCGGCTGCCGGAGGGGACGGTATGCCTGAACTGGGGCTATGCATATAATCAGACAGAGGATTCTACCCGCATTTATGCGGAAAACGGAGTGAGACAATATGTATGTCCCGGTGTAGCGGGATGGAACCAGCTTTTGAACCTGCAAAGGAATTCCTACGAAAACATTTCCAGGATGTGTGAATATGCAATGAAATATAAAGCCGAAGGGATGCTCAATACGGATTGGGGAGATTTCGGTCATATCAACCATCCGGCATTCAGCATTCCGGGGCTTATTTACGGTGCGGCGGCTTCGTGGAACGGCGGCCTTCCTTCTTACGAGGAGATGAATGAGGCCATTTCTTCCCTGGAGTATGGAGATTCCTCCGGCACTTTGTTAAATATAGCAGGAAGGCTGGGGGAGCAGGAATGCTTTGGCTGGGGAAACGCTGTTTACTGGAAGGAAAAAGGCTCTAAATCGGATGTCTCCAGGAAGAAAGAAGTTCTGGCAGAAGCTGCAGAACGGGTGAAAACCATACCGGAGAAAAATCGGGAAATAGATGTCTGCGTACAGGAGCTTGCGGGATGCACGAAATTCATGGACGGCACAATGCGAAAGAGAATTTATCCCTATTTACTGGCGGCAGAAGGAATGAAGCTGTTTAACCGCATCGGGGGAATCGTTGTGAACGCCGAAACGGAAAGCTATGTTACAGAAGATGTATTTCAGGCTGCGGAGGAACTGGAAAAGTGGTATTATCAATATAAGCTTTTGTGGCACACGGTAAGCAGGGAATCGGAACTTTACCGCATTGGAGAGGTGATTTTCTGGTATGCCGATTATTTAAGGGATTTGAAAGGATTGTAGGAGGAAGAGTCATATGTGGTTTATCGATAAAAGAATACAGGTAATCTGTGATGAATTGAAGAGGCTTACGATTGTAAAGGCTTCTCCCATAGAAAACATCAGTTATAAAAAGGGCAGATATTTCTATCCGTCCGAAGCAGAGAAAAGCGAAGTTCCTTGGGAGGAATTCTGCCCTAAGACGATGAAGTGGTACGGTCCTGACGGGCACTACTGGTTTAAGGCAGATTATACCGTTCCCGGAGAATGGAATGAAAAAGCGCTTCGGCTTCATGTAAAGACTCAGATCGAGGAATGGGACGACGGGAAGAATCCTCAGTTTCTATTATTTGTAGACGGAAAAGAGACGCAGGGTTTAGATATGAACCACCGCACCGTTTCGCTTGCCGCAAGAGCTAAAGCGGGTGAGACATGGAAGCTGGACATACAGGCGTATACGGGAACCTTGCATGCGGAGTTCGATATGATCATGGAGATGCAGCAGGTGGATCTTGAAATAGAAAAGCTGTATTATGACTTGATCGTTCCGCTCCAGGCATTCAGCCGCATGGAGAAAGATGATAAGGTGAGAATGGATATTGAGACGGTGCTTAACGAAGCGGTGAATCTTTTGGATCTTCGCACACCCTATTCAGAAGCTTTTTATACAAGCATAAAAAAGGCTGATGCTTATCTGGAAAAGGCACTGTATGAAGATATGGGCGGATACGAAGAGGTAATCGCAACCTGTATCGGACATACTCATATCGACGTAGCTTGGTGGTGGACCGTAGAGCAGACGAGAGAGAAGGTAGGAAGAAGCTTCGCCACGGTACTGAAACTGATGGAAGAATACCCTGACTATAAGTTCATGTCCAGCCAGCCGCAGCTCTATGATTTCTTAAAAGAGCGCTACCCTGATTTATATGCGAGGATAAAGGAACGGGTAAAGGAAGGCCGCTGGGAACCGGAAGGCGGTATGTGGGTGGAAGCGGACACCAACTTAACCTCAGGTGAGTCTCTGGTACGCCAATTCCTGTACGGAAAGAAATTCTTCAAAGAAGAGTTCGGTGTGGACTGTAGAATCCTGTGGCTTCCTGATGTATTTGGATATTCGGGAGCTCTGCCTCAGATTATGAAAAAGAGCGGCATCGACTATTTCATGACCACGAAGCTGGCATGGAATCAAATAGATAAGATGCCTTACGATACCTTTAACTGGAAGGGCATCGACGGAACATCTGTATTTACTCATTTGATAACGACGCTTGGCGTAGGTCAGAGCAGCGATGACTTCTTTACCACTTATAACGGAATGCTTCATCCTGACGCGATTATGGGCGGCTGGAAGAGATACCAGAATAAGGAAATAAATAACGACATCTTAATTTCCTTCGGGTACGGGGACGGGGGCGGCGGTCCTACGAGAGAAATGCTGGAAACCTCCAAAAGAATGGAAAAGGGAATCAAAGGCATACCTAAGGTGCGTCAGGAATTCTCCGGTACTTATTTCGAAGAACTGTTTGAACGTGTTAAGGATAACCGAAGGCTTCCTACCTGGGAGGGTGAGCTGTATTTCGAATATCATAGGGGAACTTATACCTCCATGGCAAGAAATAAGCGCGCTAACAGAAAGAGCGAGTTTTTGATGATGAATCTGGAGCTGCTTGGCTTAATGGCCTCTTGGAAGGGCATAGCCTATCCGAAAGAAGAAATCGATAAAATGTGGAAGACGATACTTCTCAATCAATTCCACGATATTCTTCCCGGTTCCTCCATTCATGAAGTATATGAAGTGACAAAGAAGGAGTATGAGGAATTGGCTGTAACGGGAAATGAACTGCTTACAGAGAGAATCGAGGCGCTCGCCGGAGAAGGAAAAGCGGTTACGGTACTCAATACCCTCGGTTTTGACAGAAATGATATCGTGCGTCTTCCTAAGGAGTGTAAGGGCGTATTAAAGGATGCGCAGGGTCATGTATATCCGATTCAGAACATGGAAAATGAAGCAGTCGCTTTCCTTGCAGATATACCCTCTAAAGGCTTCAAAAGTTTTGAAATGGCGGCGGGAGAAGCTGTGGAAAGTCCCTTCAAACGATTGGGCGGAAGTCTGGAAACGCCTTATTATAAGGTAGAGCTTGACGGAAACGGTCTCTTTACTTCCATTTATGATAAGAAGAATGAAAGAGAAGTGTTGAAAGAGGGGGAAAGAGGCAATCTCTTTAAGATGTATGAGGATAAGCCCATTTATTATGATAACTGGGATATCGATATTTACCATACTGAGAAAAGCTGGAAGGCAGAAGCTGTCAAGAAGCTTGAATGGCTGGAAGAGGGACCGGTTTGTACGGTTCTTAGCATAGAACGCGAGGTGAGCAATTCCTTGATAAATCAGAAGATTTATTTCTATGCGGACAGCCCGAGAATCGATTTCGAGACATATGTGGACTGGAAGGAGCATCAGCATCTTCTGAAGGTGCATTTTCCGGTGGACATCCATACGGATGAGGCATCCTTCGATATCCAGTTCGGCAATCTTACGAGAAAGGTTCACACGAATACGAGCTGGGATATGGCGCGCTTCGAGTCGTGCGGGCAGAAATGGATGGACCTTTCGGAAGGACACTATGGCGTCAGCTTACTAAATGATTGCAAGTACGGATATTCAGTAAAGGATTCCGTTATGACACTTACTTTGATCAAGTCCGGTATCGAGCCGAATCCGGTAACGGACCAGGAGGAGCATTTCTTTACCTACTCCTTATATCCTCATGCGGGCAGCTTGAGAGAATGTGATACAATAAAAGAAAGCTACTGCCTGAATGTGCCGCTTTTGTCTGTGGAATCCGGTAAGGCGGGCGTTAAGGAATCCCTTCTTTCGGTGGATGCACAAAATGTCATGATAGAGACGGTAAAAGTGTCGGAGGACGGAGAGGGAATCATCATCCGTATGTACGAATATGAAAATGCAAAGACCCGAGGTACGGTATCCTTTGGGATGGGCAAGACGATCAAAAAGGTTTGCGAGTGCAATCTTATAGAAGAGAAAGAAGATAATTTGGTAGAATATACGGACAAAGAATTCCGGTTTACCATAAAGCCCTTTGAAATCAAAACCTACAAGGTGATTTTGTAAGTGAGTGAGTTATGAGAAAGGCATGGTATCATGGTGCAAGAGGACAAGATATTTCAGGACGGACAAGAGGTCTGTATCTATAAGGATGTGTCACGCCCTGCGAAAGAGAGAGCGCTGGATTTGCTGAGCAGGCTGACCCTGAGGGAAAAGGTTGGACAGCTCAATCAACGGCTTTATGGCTTTAATGCCTACCTCCGCATGGGGGAGGACGTGCAACTTTCCGATGAGTTTAAGCGGGAGGTGGAGCTGTGGGGAGGGCTGGGAGCTCTTTACGGGCTGTACCGGGCCGATCCCTGGTCTGGAAAAGATTATGAAAACGGACTTTTTGGAGAAACGGCGATTAAGGCCTATAATCTAATGCAGGAATATGTCATAGTCCATTCCCGTTTCGGGATTCCTGCGCTCTTATCCAGTGAATGTCCTCATGGGCATCAGGCTTTGGATGGATATTTGCTTCCTGTCAATCTGGCGATGGGTGCTACCTTTCATCCGGCGCTGGTAGAGGCGGCATATCATATCTGCGGTATACAGATGAAGGAAATGGGCGTGGATCTTGCGCTCATCTCCATGCTGGATGTGCTCAGAGATCCCAGATGGGGAAGGAGTGAGGAGTGCTTTGGCGAAGACCCTTATCTTGCTTCCGTTATGGCGGCGGCAGTGGTGAGAGCCGTGCAGGCGGAGGGAGTAGGTGTGGTGGCGAAGCATTTCGCTGCCCAAGGTGAGACTACCGGAGGAGTGAATGCCAGCGCGGCGCGTATCGGTGAGAGAGAGCTTCGGGAGATTCACCTGCCTGCGGCGAAAGCCAGCGTGGAGGAAAAGGTTGCTGGAATTATGGCGGCCTATAATGAAATAGACGGAATTCCCTGCCATGCCAATGACTGGCTGTTGAAAAAGGTGCTGCGGGAGGAAATGGGGTTCGATGGAATTGTCATGGCGGACGGCTTTGCCGTGGATCGGCTGGATATGCTTACCGGCGATACGATGAGTTCCGGCGCCGGCGCCCTTATGAACGGTGTGGATATGTCCTTGTGGGATAACGGTTTTACTTTGCTGGAAGAGGCGATAAGCCGCGGACTGGCTGAGGAAAAGAGGCTGGATGAAGCGGTGCTTAGAGTACTGACGCTGAAGTTTGAAAGAGGGCTGTTCGAGCATCCTTATCTGGAGGAGGAAAAAAGAAAATTTGATTTTTCGGCTTGCCAAGAGAACCGGTATCTTGCAGAGGAGTCCGTTGTCCTATTAAAAAATGACAGCCGCATTCTTCCTCTTAGTGAGGACGGAATAAGCAGTCTTGCGGTAATTGGCCCGGATGCGCTTTACATTTATTCTCAGCTGGGAGATTATACTCCGCCGTTGAGACCCGGGACGGGTTCGAGTGTTGCGGAGGGAATCTTACAATTTGCAGAAAAAAAAGGAAAGATACGTGTCACAGTGTGCAAAGGCTGCGGCGAAGAAGATGATAAGGAACAGCTTTCACATTGTGGTGAACCGTATCCTGACCGTGAAGGATTGTTCTCTCAGGCAATAAAAGCTGCGCAGGAAAGCGATGTTACGCTGCTAGTGCTTGGCGGTTCTTCCAGCCGCTTCGGGCAAGCGCAGTTCGATAAAAATGGAGCGGTCATAACGGATCGGAAGAAGAAGGCGAAGATGGACTGCGGCGAAGGCGTGGATTTATCCTCACTCAAGCTTCCGAAAGAGCAGCTGGCGCTGGCGCTGGCCGTATATCAGGCTGCGAGAAAGACGGTAACGGTTGTGATTGCAGGAAGACCCTATGATCTTCAGGGAATTATAGAGGAAACGGACGCGCTTATGTACGCGTTTTATCCCGGACCGGAAGGTGGGAAGGCGCTTGCCGGGCTTTTATTCGGTGAGGTTTCGCCTTCGGGAAGAATGCCTGTATCCATTCCTCGCGGTGCACAGCGCCTTCCGGCGTATTATAATTACAGGAGTTCTTATGACGCCATGCACTACTGCGACGGCGAGGACGGACCGCTTTTTTCTTTCGGCTATGGACTAGGATACGGGGACGCAAAGTATTCGGACTTCAAATTACGACCGGATGAAGCATGTGAAGGCGATATGGTACTGGAATTCGATATAAAAAACGATGAAGACCGTACCGTATGGGCCGTGCCGATGGTTTTTATAAACCGTCTTAGGGGTAGTGTTATACCGAGAGCTAAAGAACTGATTGCCTTTGACAAGCGGAGACTTGCACCGGGGGAGAGAGTACGGGCGAGGATTCAATTGGGAAAGGAAACGTTTTTTAGCTGGAACAGGAAAATGGAATATAAGACAGACCCTGGAAGGGCCCGCATAATGCTTTGGGACGGCGAAAAGGACTTATGGAGCGGGGATATCGGATTAGGATAATATATCCATGTTAGAATATCCAAGATAGGATATCTTTGAGATTGGAGATAAGGAATGAAGAAACAACAATTAACGACTGGCTGGCAGCTTTTATGGAACGATAGGCTTTTGGACACGCAGGTGCCCTTTTCCGTGTATTCGGACTTGCTTTCTCATGGAGAGATAGAGGATCCCTTTTACCGGGACAACGAGAAGGAGGCCTTTCCGCTGTCTGAAAAGGATTATATATACAGGCTTACCTTCGATGCCGAGGAAACGCTGCTTTCCTGTGGAAAACAGTGGCTTAATTTTGAGGGCATAGATACGCTGGCTGAAATATACTTAAACGGAGTTTTCTTGGGAAAGACCTTTAACATGCACAGAACATGGGAATTTCCTTTAGAAAATATACTGAAGGAAAAGGGGAACCTGCTGGAAGTGCGTTTGTATTCTCCTACGCGCTATATGGAGGAGCAGATTGCCCTGCACGGAGCGATTCCCTGCAATACGGATACGCTGGACGGCTTCCCTTTCCTTCGCAAGTCAAGCTGTATGTCAGGCTGGGATTGGGCGCCTAAGCTTCCCGATATGGGGATTTTCAGACAGGTTACCCTGCTTGGCGGAGAAAACGGAAGGCTTTTGGACGTGCATCTGCGACAGAAACATGAAAATGGCAGAGTGTGGCTTTATTTCCATGTGGATTTGGAGGTGTGGAAGGCGGAGGAAAGCAGCTACCGTGTCACCATCATTTCTCCCGACGGAGAATCTGTTGTACTTAAGAATTCGCCGAAGGAAGCAGAAATATGCAGTCCTTCCCTCTGGTGGCCCAGAGGATATGGAAAGCAGGACCTATATACGATAAAGGTGGAGGCGGTGATAGACGGAAAGACAGAGGATATGTGGGAACGCCGTATCGGCCTCCGCACGATGAAAATGCGTCTGGAAAAGGATCAGTGGGGAGAGAGTTTCGCTCATGAAGTGAACGGAGTAGCTGTATTTGCTATGGGAGCAGACTATATCCCTGAGGATTCCCTTCTGCCGAGAATCAGAGAGGAGAAGACGAGGAAGCTTCTGGAACAATGTGCTCTTGCCAATTACAATGCCCTTCGTGTATGGGGCGGCGCATATTATCCCGACGATTGGTTTTATGATGCCTGCGATGAACTGGGGATCATCATATGGCAGGATTTTATGTTCGCCTGCTCTACGTATCTTCTTACAGAGGAGTTCGAAGAAAATATTTCCCATGAAATAGCGCAGAATGTCCGAAGAATCCGCCATCATGCCTGTCTTGGGCTTTGGTGCGGAAACAACGAAATGGAGGATATGATACTGTGCGGCTATACGGAGATTCCCAGACTTCGCGGAGACTATACGCGGATGTACAGCTACGTCATTCCTAAAATAGTGAAAAAGGTAGATCCGGATACCTTCTACTGGCCGTCCAGCCCTTCTTCAGGAGGAGATTTCGACGAGCCGCAGGACGAGACGAGAGGAGACGCTCATTACTGGCAGGTATGGCATGGATACAAGCCCTTTCCCGATTACAGAAAGCATAACTTCCGTTACGCTTCGGAATTCGGGTTCGAGTCTCTCCCGTCCTTAAAGACCATCGAGGCCTTTACTCTGCCTGAGGATAGGAACGTATTTTCCTATGTGATGGAGAAACATCAAAGAAGTGAGAACGGATATGCAAAAATGATGGTTTATATGTCCCAGTATTTTAAATATCCCAAAGACTTCTCCTTGCTGGTTTATGCCTCCCAACTGATGCAGGGGCAGGCGATGCGCTACGCAGTAGAGCATTGGAGACGGCACAGGGGACAGTGTATGGGAGCTATCGTATGGCAGCTTAATGACTGCTGGCCGGTGGCGTCGTGGTCCTCTATCGACTACTTTGGGCGCTGGAAAGCATTGCACTATTTTGAAAAAAGATTTTTTGCACCTGTTTTGGTATCCTGCTGCGAAGAAGGGCTTCTGACCCAGAACCCCAATCCCAACGCACGGCCTTACGAGGTGGAAAAAAGTATTCATCTGAACGTTGCCAATGAGACGAGAGAGGATAGAAGAGTTACCGTATGCTACAGCTTAAGAGACAAGTATTCTTGCGTCATCGGAGAAGAGATGAAAGAGGAAGTATTCGTTCCGGCACTGAGCAGCGTGTGGCTGGAAAAAGAGGATTTGCCTCACGCAAGGCTGTATGAGGATCATGTTTTTTATACGTGTGTGCAGGAAGGTGAAGTGATTTCGGAGGGAAGCGTAATTTTTTCCATGCCGAAGTTCCATAAATATGCTGATCCCGAGCTTACGGCCCGTATAGAAGGAGAGGAAATCGTCGTGACCGCCAAAGCTTACGCCGCTTCTGTAGAGCTTCTGAATGAGGAGGAGGACTGGGTTCTGTCCGATAACTATTTCGATATGGAAGCTGGAGAAAAAAGAGTAAGGATTATATCCGGCAAGGCGAAGAGAGTAGGAGTACGCAGCATTTACGACATCGGTTGATAAATACAGAAGAATATAAAAAAGACGGAGGAAAGAAAGGTTATGAAACGTTCGGAAATCAATCAGCGTATCAAGGAAATGGAAAAGCTTGTAAGAGAAAATGGATTTCATCTGCCGCCCTTTTGCGGCTGGACTCCTGAGGAATGGAGAGAAAAGGGACATGAATATGACGAAATAAGGGACAATATGCTGGGCTGGGACATAACGGATTATGGCCTTGGCAATTGGGAAAAGGTAGGTTTCGCTCTGATCACGCTCAGAAACGGCGGACAGGATAACCCGAAGTATAAAAAAGTGTATGCGGAGAAGCTTTTGATGCTAAAGGAAGGCCAGCATTCCCCTATGCACTTCCACTGGAAGAAATCGGAGGATATTATTAACAGAGGCGGCGGAACTCTAATTATTCATGTGTACAACAGCGACGACAAGGAAGAACTGGCAGACACTGACGTATGTGTCAATTCCGACGGACGCTCCTATTATGTTCCTGCGGGAACCGGAGTAGAACTTAAGCCCGGAGAAAGCATTACGCTTTGGCCTTACCAGTACCATGACTTCGATGTGAAACCGGGAACCGGGGATGTTTTGATCGGAGAGGTATCTATGTGCAACGATGACAATACGGATAATAGATTTAATCCGCCGGTAGGCCGTTTTCCTGCAATTGAAGAGGATATTGTTCCTTATAGATTCCTTTGCAACGAATATCCCGAAGCGGAGTAATTGTAATTTTGATATAGTGCTAAAAGCATCGCCGGAGATTACCGATACTAAGGTATGGCGGTGCTTTTGCTTATGCAATAGGATTACCTCCTATTGCATAAGCAAAAGTCGATGCATAGGCAATAGA includes:
- a CDS encoding carbohydrate ABC transporter permease produces the protein MGKNKEAENSASRLNMIAGKTNAFFNIIFTIVALMCIIPVVFIFIISISSEQSIKMNGYRFIPEAFSIDSYLFLFREGEMIVHALGISILVTVVGTVLGVALTTLMGYVLSRSDYKLKGFCTMIVFIPMIFNGGMISSYVVNTQFMHLKDSIWALILPLCVSSFNVIICKTFFKTNIPDSVIESAQIDGASQLTIFGKIAIPLSKPLIATIALFLTFGYWNDWFQSSLYITNTKLFSLQALLDHVQRNIQMMANNPTLGVTMQQYMNSMPKEGARMAMAIIIIVPIACTYPFFQKYFISGLTVGAVKG
- a CDS encoding ABC transporter substrate-binding protein, translating into MKKRFVAMAMACVMGIGLLAGCGSNGGAQTGTGNETAGKETTEAPAAGEESSNSGEVVTLKWIQVGNGMPTNYDAWLAQINPYLEEKIGVNVDMEIVPWGDWDNRRSVIVNSGEAFDILFTDQARYNSEVATGAFLDMTDLLKTSAPDLYSMIPEDYWRAASINGKVYGVPTYKDSSVTEYFIWDKAVADKYNIDINTVNDFTSLYDALKTIKDGEGTEPYYMSKSGADFLVTAYFDQLGAGLSALGVKYNDDTKTVVNPLEDEDILKNLDIIHQMYKEGIINGDAPTADDANKYRTFFTAQGWSGAAASTWGPNNGIEDCVAVQYGDTVVSNTSVRGSLNAIYSGCEHPDKALELLQLVNTDSKVRDWLYYGVEGENFNYTDDGKIEKLNSDWSMAGYTQGTFFNVSQLAETEVNQWDEVKELNANAEPSVMLGFDMDTSSVETELASCRAVYEKYKSEFWTGARDPRELIEVIKGELDAAGWETIRVEAQKQVDAAE
- a CDS encoding beta-N-acetylhexosaminidase; protein product: MGCEMYLIPEPKALTINDGFYYLPYCGTVEIPLSCSQRAYGFAKLLQEDIIDELGFFYGIVKGTKEGTINLSVRETLGSEHYLFDVSEEGIYIQGGDENGLLYGIQTFRQILRQEGACIPCLCMEDYPSLPNRGFFHDVTRGRVPTLEWLKNLADTLSFYKMNQMQLYIEHSFLFAQLSEMWRDDTPLRAQEIMELDAYCMERGIELIPSLSTFGHLYKLLNTKKYRYLCELTDAGRKPFSFMDRMAHHTIDVSNEESFSLVKQMIAEYMPLFSSGKFNICADETFDLGKGRNKERASQEGVDALYMEYVEKLCGFLAENGRIPMLWGDVMLDFPEFANRLPEGTVCLNWGYAYNQTEDSTRIYAENGVRQYVCPGVAGWNQLLNLQRNSYENISRMCEYAMKYKAEGMLNTDWGDFGHINHPAFSIPGLIYGAAASWNGGLPSYEEMNEAISSLEYGDSSGTLLNIAGRLGEQECFGWGNAVYWKEKGSKSDVSRKKEVLAEAAERVKTIPEKNREIDVCVQELAGCTKFMDGTMRKRIYPYLLAAEGMKLFNRIGGIVVNAETESYVTEDVFQAAEELEKWYYQYKLLWHTVSRESELYRIGEVIFWYADYLRDLKGL
- a CDS encoding alpha-mannosidase, yielding MWFIDKRIQVICDELKRLTIVKASPIENISYKKGRYFYPSEAEKSEVPWEEFCPKTMKWYGPDGHYWFKADYTVPGEWNEKALRLHVKTQIEEWDDGKNPQFLLFVDGKETQGLDMNHRTVSLAARAKAGETWKLDIQAYTGTLHAEFDMIMEMQQVDLEIEKLYYDLIVPLQAFSRMEKDDKVRMDIETVLNEAVNLLDLRTPYSEAFYTSIKKADAYLEKALYEDMGGYEEVIATCIGHTHIDVAWWWTVEQTREKVGRSFATVLKLMEEYPDYKFMSSQPQLYDFLKERYPDLYARIKERVKEGRWEPEGGMWVEADTNLTSGESLVRQFLYGKKFFKEEFGVDCRILWLPDVFGYSGALPQIMKKSGIDYFMTTKLAWNQIDKMPYDTFNWKGIDGTSVFTHLITTLGVGQSSDDFFTTYNGMLHPDAIMGGWKRYQNKEINNDILISFGYGDGGGGPTREMLETSKRMEKGIKGIPKVRQEFSGTYFEELFERVKDNRRLPTWEGELYFEYHRGTYTSMARNKRANRKSEFLMMNLELLGLMASWKGIAYPKEEIDKMWKTILLNQFHDILPGSSIHEVYEVTKKEYEELAVTGNELLTERIEALAGEGKAVTVLNTLGFDRNDIVRLPKECKGVLKDAQGHVYPIQNMENEAVAFLADIPSKGFKSFEMAAGEAVESPFKRLGGSLETPYYKVELDGNGLFTSIYDKKNEREVLKEGERGNLFKMYEDKPIYYDNWDIDIYHTEKSWKAEAVKKLEWLEEGPVCTVLSIEREVSNSLINQKIYFYADSPRIDFETYVDWKEHQHLLKVHFPVDIHTDEASFDIQFGNLTRKVHTNTSWDMARFESCGQKWMDLSEGHYGVSLLNDCKYGYSVKDSVMTLTLIKSGIEPNPVTDQEEHFFTYSLYPHAGSLRECDTIKESYCLNVPLLSVESGKAGVKESLLSVDAQNVMIETVKVSEDGEGIIIRMYEYENAKTRGTVSFGMGKTIKKVCECNLIEEKEDNLVEYTDKEFRFTIKPFEIKTYKVIL